In the genome of Malania oleifera isolate guangnan ecotype guangnan chromosome 5, ASM2987363v1, whole genome shotgun sequence, the window GAATAACCATCTGAGCTCTAATGCCAACCACAATAGGACAACTCCTAAAGTGTGTCTATAGTACCCACTTCAAGGGCACAAGGTATTCTTATCTTCATTCCCCTCAACCACTTTCATCCCTTCTCAAGTGTACAAGGCACCGTCAAGTATCGTAATGTTTGCAAGATATATACTTAAGGCCAACATTCACTTCATTTACCACAAAAGGTCACATAGCAAGAGGGGAGTGTGAGACAAGAACCTACTCAAAGATAGCTTGCTCCTTCCCCTACTTAATGTCACAAACTGAATTCCCCCAATTGAATTGATGCCCACAGTATTAATCTCATATTCATTCAAGATTGAGAGATccgctttgataccaactatCACAGACGTGGAGATTTTAAAGGCCAAAAGGGATCACCCATGCCTATATTTGCCCAAAGTGTCAAGGAGTCACGCTCATGTAGCAAGACTAGACCAAGTCTAGCCCAGTCGTATTCATCCTCATTTGAGGATGCGCTCAAGTGTCTAACCCAGTGGTCAAGTTTCACGACACAAAGACCCTTGAACCAACTAAGGTCATCACTGAGGAACCCAAACTCGAACAATAAGGGAGATAAAATTCACATTCCACCAATGCTAAGGGTAACTCTCATCCCCATAGTACAACCTCATGTCTGCGTACCTATCACTGACCACCCACTAGTTGGGACTACGGGGGAAGTGACACCATACATGACTCAAGTAGGACTTGTGAAGAATTCACATCCCTCGACAGTCCAATTGGATCTAGAATGACTCTACCTAACAGGATAGCCCACAACCCAAGTGGGATGGACATCAAACCTTTGGGTTGAGAGTGCTATGCAATCTCATTTCCAATGGATCATCCACGGGGCTCTCAATTTCATACGAAAGCCTAGGACACCCCTTGAGGATGTCACGAGTCCGCCCTTGAGTGCTTCTTAGGATGCTCACTTAGTACTCAATAGGATACCAGGGGAGGTAGGCCGCTCACTTGGTTTTCCCCAAAGTCATGCTTCCGAAGTGTTCTCTATCACATATGAGTAACCACCAAGGATCTATTGATCATACATCTTAGGTTCGAGAACACCACCATTAATACTATTCGAGCCAACCACAACTATCGCCATTACATTTTCATAGTTGCATCCAAGTTAATAGACGTTTCCTCTTAGTCAGAAAGATAAGCCGAAACCATGTGTTAGGATTGCAAAACTCTTAAGACCCCTAGAGCCTACTCAAGAATTTGTAacaaaaatttattcaaaattttgataaaCCATGCTAAAACAGCCTATTTAATTCAAGTACATGCCTTAATGATTCTTAATTGTGGTCATCCAAATATCTTTTGGAAAATTCTGAGCTGAATCTTCAGTCAACGAAACCTAGCAATGCGTAAAAAATAGCCTATTACAGGTGATCATAGACTAAGGAATAtccctataaaaaaaaaatcttcatccTATTAAGTCGCAGAAAAATCTTTTCCCATCATTTAGTAAAAGAAACCTATCAATACGTGTTCAAACTAGCCAATTCCAGGTCACCGTAGAAAGGAATATCTCAAAAAACAGCATcttgaataaaaaaatcaaaatttctcgTCTGAGTAGTAAGCCATGACCTTCCCAACTTATCACCTGATTTCCTAATAACAATAAATCCCAACCCAAACATTATCTTGGACTACAGAGAAGTAAACACTGGCCAACTCATTCATAAAGTGCAACCTTGCAGACATATTAGGACTACAGTCAAGTAATCCACTGCTACCCAAAACTCACTAATTTCTTGAAGAACAAGTAAAGAATATGACCCCTGCGCACATCAACTTCTGTTGCGACCTCAGTCCTTATGTGCATGCTTTTATTGGCTGTGGTTGTAACAGAAGTTCAAGTGGCCAGCCGCCGGAAAAAAGGTCTGATTCTGTACTTCATTAGTTCATTTATGGTCCTAATAGAAGTTGGACTTCAATTTTTGTGTAGTTGTGGTGCATGGAGAAacaacctcttgcaaaaatgcaaggtaaggctgtgtactatagacccattatgatctgccccttccccggacccctcATATGTGGGAGTTTTGTGACCCGGGGCTGCCCTTTATTGTGAAATTAAATTATCATGGTTGGCCAGGCTACTACCGGAATTTCTTAAACTTTCTCAGAGACTGGACCTATAAAATTTTTCCTGCTCACTCTTAATGTCGTTTTCCCCACACACACAGTCAAGTGTCTGAGTAATACCACCCCCTGGTTTAAAAAACCTAAATGTTTACttctgtttatatttttatttgtactTTCTCTGTTTCTTCTTAATTTTGAAGTATTCAGACAGATTGAAAAGAAGGAAGAATGACTACTctgcaaaaagaagaagaagaacatcCAACAAGTCCTCCAGCTGTTGGATGGATAGGATCAATTGAAGAGCAGTATCGAAAAATCAAAGAGCATGCAGAAACTTATCCTTATGTATGGGCATCCTATATTGTTGTGTATGGTGGATTTGGTCTCTGGACTACATACAGATGGAGAAAGCTCAGGAAGACTGAGGATAGAGTTCGGGCCCTCCAAGAGAGACTACGAAAACTTGCTGAAGCTGAAGATTCGGCAAGCTCTACTGCATCTGCTGGCAAGGCACTGCCATCTGCTGATAAGAGCCCCCCAACTAGTTAGTTTACACTTCATATATGCAATGCCATAGGCTTTTTTGTGTGTTTTTTAGACATGATGAATTGAATACAAATTCTTAATGTttcaaaaaaattggaaattttttcTTCAGATGAGAGTCATTGACCAAGCTGCAGAGGGACTGGACAGCTGCTCTTcattagttttttcttttttacaactGTTTTtggtttcttttcttcttctgttttttctttttttcctttagtGGAGGATATGTTATCCTCTTATGTACCAACTCCCTTTCTTAATATAATTATTTGTTCATCCAAAAAATGGAAAGAATCTTTACAAAGATCTTATTTTTTGCTAGCCTTCATTTTAGATGAAGGAATGCTTCAGTTCATTTTATTGTTGGTGATTGGTTTCTAAATTGTTCAGTAATTTTATTTTGGTTCAGTGAAAATTCCACTATGAAAATCCTTGTGTATTAGTCGAAAGGGGGATATCAGTATGGCAAGAACTTTCAGATACTGAGGGAACTGCAAATGGATAGCTTTCTATTCTCGTCCCAAATTATTGTAGGAATTTTTTTTCCTCCATATGAGATGAAGGCAAATAATGTTCTAGTGGTTAAGAAATTTGTGTTTTTACCCCCCACTGTTTAGGAAAGACAATTAGTTATTCTTACATTAAATATAAGTTTAAACACTCGGGTTTTAAAAATGTGCgactaaaataaatattatgcCTAGTGTCACGGACCCTCAAAATGAGattcaagtaagggccgtgtggcactcgttgagagctctctcTGGACAAGTCAGTCAAGTCTGACACATTCAAGCCTGCAATCACGAGCAcctggtgagtctcaatactcaagaaaaacaagaagcaATAGGatatcacatgagcaatatattcttatacaccgaataagactataacaattaGAGACATCACAATCTAAGGCAACAAAATaccacaatgaaaaggactacttgtattattcaactacaagagaataatcatacaGACGATAACacaaataatcatatattcattctaaatttttggagaatacaattat includes:
- the LOC131156560 gene encoding uncharacterized protein LOC131156560, whose amino-acid sequence is MTTLQKEEEEHPTSPPAVGWIGSIEEQYRKIKEHAETYPYVWASYIVVYGGFGLWTTYRWRKLRKTEDRVRALQERLRKLAEAEDSASSTASAGKALPSADKSPPTNESH